The DNA region AAACCGTTTTATAATAAGCCCCGTTTCGTTCCTGGGAATGGCGAACTCCCACCGTTGGAATTCCATAACTTCTGGCTGCATTGACAGTTTTATCAATACCGATAGCACCGCGATCCAAAGAATGATTGTTGGCCAAGGTCAAAAGATCAATGCCACTGTTGCGAAGGTTTTCCAGAATTCGCGGATGGTAATTAAAGACCATGTTGGTGCCCGAATAAACCCGGTCATCATAAATAAATCCGACATCGCCCCAGTCCCGGCCTTGGGCATCGATCCCCATTGCCGCAGGACCTTCAAGATTAGCTATTGAAAAGTGCGCTTTTGCGAACAGGGGGTTGATGGATCTCCAGATCTGGGAGAAGTCCTTCGACTCGCTCACCACATTCAGGTAAAGCATTTTGTGAATCAAAACGTCCCCGACAAACGAGATCGCCGCAAATGGAGAATTTTCCTGGCACCTGCCACTGAAATTCAGATCCTGTCCCTGTGCCCATGTTACTGATGGAAGAATCCCCAGCATCACTGCCAGGGATTTAAAAAATTTGTTTTTCATTTTTGTATTATGCCTCTGAAGAATTGCGACGATCCCGAGCCACTTGCCCTTTGCGTGAACGGGCACTGGAATATCCGGCAATCCGCTTGCCCACGGTTCTTGTCGCCGATAGATTGCCCCGGGGTTCGGTGGTCTCTTTGGCGTACATTTTTCTTTTGGTCTTAAGCATGAAATCCTCGCGAGGTTCATCATTGCGCTTCAAATTCATTTTGGGTTGTGCGGTCATGCTTTTTTTGCCTCGTAAAGCCTTGGCCTTACGTTTTGCAATACGTTCCTTGTTCAGGACACGATCGAAACGATCCAAAGTTCTTTCCATACTGCGCAAACGGAATGTTGCCTCACGCACGACAGTTTTATCATCCGCTTTTGCACGAACAGTTTTACGATGACGTTTGATTAAATCCACAGTACGAGCCCGGGCTTTTTTCAGTCGATCATGAGGAACTTTTTTAAGATCGGAGGATTGACCTTGAGTGAATAGTTTAAACTCCGCTTTTGTCAGTCTTTTTTTCGCCGCTTTTTGCGTGGCGGACATTGTCGTTGTCATAGTTACTCCTTGTTGTTCGAATCTAAATAATACGAGCAAGCTTCCTCGCTACCCTATTGACAAATAGGGCCTTTGTTGGAAAGCATGAGGTAACCCAAAAGAGGACTATCATGAAGATCAAAAGAATTTGCGTGTACTGCGGAGCGAACCCCGGCAACAAAATTGAATATGGCGAAGCCGCGCGTGAATTGGGTTATCTGTTGGCCGATCACAAAATCGAACTGGTTTATGGCGGTGGCAAAGTGGGCTTAATGGGAATCATCGCCAATGCCGTTTTGGAAAAAGGTGGACTGGTCACGGGCATCATTCCGCAAAAACTGGTCGAGCTTGAACAAGCTCATCATGGTCTGACTGATCTTCGTATCGTCAATGATATGCATGAACGCAAAGCCACGATGGCTTCACTCGCAGACGGCTTCATCGCATTGCCGGGTGGATTCGGCACATTGGAAGAACTGTTCGAAGTTTTGACATGGTCACAAATTGGCTATCATCAGAAGCCAATTGCCTTGGTAAACGTGCAAAACTTCTTTGACCATCTCCAACTTTTTGTCAGTCATGCAACTT from Bdellovibrio sp. GT3 includes:
- a CDS encoding LOG family protein gives rise to the protein MKIKRICVYCGANPGNKIEYGEAARELGYLLADHKIELVYGGGKVGLMGIIANAVLEKGGLVTGIIPQKLVELEQAHHGLTDLRIVNDMHERKATMASLADGFIALPGGFGTLEELFEVLTWSQIGYHQKPIALVNVQNFFDHLQLFVSHATSTGLLRNEYSRFFQLKETPQEALKAILS